From Daphnia magna isolate NIES linkage group LG2, ASM2063170v1.1, whole genome shotgun sequence:
AAGAAGCGGAAGAACTACTCACCCCCCATCTAGACGCTGTCAGCAAATGGAGCAAAAAGTGGAGAATAAAATTCTCGCCAGAAAAATCCATCCTAGTAAACTTCAGCAGACAGAGAAGAACCCAAATTGAACCCCTACTATTCCTGAATGGCAAAAGAATCCCCCAAGCTAATGGAGTCAAACACCTAGGGATCCACTTCGACAAAAGTCTGCGTTGGATTAAACAAACCGAGGTAGCCAtcagcaaagcaattaaaattcaaaatctcTTCAAAGTCCTCTCTAGATCAAATCACGGACCCTCTATAGACTCACTCTGCATACTTTACAAGGCCCTAATCAGAAGCAGACTAGAATATGGACTAACGGTGTACGGATCATCCAgcaaaggaagaaaagaaaagctcgAGTCCGTCCAGAACAACATCCTCCGGATTATCCTAGGAGCACCTAAATCAACCCCAATCAAAGAAATGCAATGTGAGCTCGACATCCCACCCCTAGACACTAGAAGAACCTGGCTAGCCGCCCGCTATATCTTCAGAATCGAAAAACTACAAGACCACCCCCTGCACAAAAGATGCTGGGAGATGAGAAGAACCCCCAAAAGCTGGAAAGATCTTAACGTCCCGTCGCTCAAAATAGCCATGGGCAGCACCATCCTAGCCGACATAGACCTATTCCAAGCTGAACCTGAACAACACCCCCATCTACAAGAAAGACCACCCTGGAAGGAACCCCCAATCGCTATCAGATACTTCCCTCTCTCCAAACAAATGTCAATGAACAATCCCTCAGAAGCACGAGCACTCTTTAACAAGATCAAACACAACCACTTCAACGCATCCACCATCGCCTATACAGACGGCTCACTCAACAAATCAACAGGAAAAACCACCTCAGCAGTAATAATCCCCAGTCTTAACATCGAGGAAGCAACAACCCTCTCCAGAAACTCATCCGTCTTCACAGCCGAGGCCGAAGCCATCAACAGAACATTAGAACTAGTTCACCATCTAGACGACGAAGTGGCCGAACTTACAATATTCTCAGACTCAAGATCGGTCGTCCAATCAATAGAAtcatcaaaaaaagaaaaacatcccATCATTAACGCCATACTCACCACAGCAGATAACCTGAAGTCAGCAGGCACCAAAATCAATCTGTACTGGATACCTAGTCACGTTGGTATTCCAGGCAATGAAGCGGCCGACCGACTAGCCTCAGAAGAAAGCAACCAGCTACTTCCAAGCAGATGCCTCAAAAACTTTCTCTCCTCAGCCGAACAAGCAGCAGTCTTTAAAGAATACCTAAGGAAAATAAACATCAACGAATTGCACAAAGGAAGATATAAAGATAATACCCACACAAGAACGAAGACAGGAGCGCTGAATTGGCACTCTCACAAATCACGAAACATCACAAGAGTCTTGTTCAAACTCAGAACAGGGCACCACAGGCTGAAAGCCAACCTGGCCCGATTCAACAACCAGCTAGACCCCACCTGCCAGTTCTGCGAAGATGAAGATGAGTCAACAAAGCACGTCCTTCTAGAATGTCCTGCACTCGAACTAGAAAGACAAGAAATCAACAGTTACTTTACAACACACAACATGGAACACAATCTATGTAACCTTCTAGGACTCAACCCAAGAAATAACTGCAACACACAGCATGAAGTCCAGAGGCTACTCGTCCAGTTCCTAAAAGCAACGAGACTCATCAACACaatctaaataaaaaattaacaaacttcCTTTCCCTCATACCTACTCAAAACACCCCCAAGCAACAAAGAAGAACGACAAAGTTTGGTGGGCACAACAGGCTGAAAGCCAACCTGGCTCGATTCAACAACCAGCTAGACTCCACCTGCCAGCTGCCAGTTATGCGAAGATGAAGATGAGTCAACAAAGCACGTCCTGCATTTGAACTAGAAAGACAAGAAATCAACAGTTAATTTACAACTCACAACATGGAACAAAATCTATGCAACCTGCTAGGACTCAACCCAAGAAATAACAGCACAATCAGCATGAAGTACAGAGGCTACTCATCCAGTTCCtaaaaagcaacaaaaacTCATCAACACAATCTTAATGCCTTTTAGGAGTGGATGTATAAATCAACCTCATTCATCTTTGTGTGAACAGTAGAATTGGCTACTACTCATTAATCATTTGTTTCCTTATGCCAATCGTTACAAGGGCTCAAAACATCATCATTTGGAATGTTTTCGACCTGCTACCTTGTAGacactttattttttataaagTTTTCTATAAGAAAATTAGCAGTATGTGCTGACATATTCTTCAAATGTGTCAATTACTAGTTTTTACCTGActtttgaataattttcaGCCTTAAATCTTCAAAAGCTGTGCAACCACAGACATAAAACCTTCAGTAGTTTATCTACGATAAAGTTCTGATGGTCTTCTTGGTCTTCTTAAATGAACGCTTGGGTTGTCCACATGCAAATGTATTATTTGCAGTAAAGTTATGTGTGTCATTTGAATTCAATCAGGCATGaaaactagttttttttttatatttttcttcatttttttattgtattacAAAAAGATAAGGACATTGAAAGAATCCAATGAAACCATTAGCATTTGGGGAATGGGCCAGCTATTTGATGTCAGCTTTTTGCTGAAATCAACGCTGAACTCCCTCACTTCCAACAAGACAAAATGTCTCATTGAGGATTTAAGAAGATCCCTGTAAACAAATATGAGTAAACAAGtacttcaaaattttatttatgcAAGTAAAATCAGTAGCTGATAATAGGGTTGGGCGATTGATTTTGACCAAGCGACCGGGAGCCGATAATGATGTCAGCGATGCTATCGTAGAAGATATCACTGGCATTTACAAGACTCTAGATAACACGTCTCGCAACCAAAGACTATCTGATggatttttcaatttcctcTTTAGTAATTTCCTAcaggatttttttcttttttctttgactatTTAATTAACGGCGCATTTTCAAAGGCCAAGGGATGACTTCGCCGTATCTGGAAAGAAGAGATagggaaagagaaaggaaCATGATCCAGTATCCAGGAACATCAGTGCGTCAACTAAGTGCGGTGAACATCACCCGCAAACCCTGCTACGATGAATCACGCTATCCAGCTGATTCAGGGTACACACCTGCTTATCGTATGACAGCAATGAGCTCAGCTTGGAGTTTAGAACGGGCCCAGCTCATTTTTGATTTCCGAACTTCCTATGAAGACGTTCAATTCGACTTGGTTGAGCAAGAAAAAGTTGCATGCTAATTCAGGTATTCTAAACATTTGATTAGTCTGTTCAACTCGGTATTTCAAAATTCGGTGTCAATGCCACTTCACAGAACCGTTCACAAGAAACGAGAACCATTATGACATACATATGTGCCCATTCCGTCTATTACACAGGAGTCGCTGCCCGCCGTATTGGACGCAGCGATCGCTAGTTTGTCCTTCAACCGGGAAACCGTCagtgttttgttctttttttctaatgtttGGAAAGCCCAGTATCTTAAGctattgtttttcaattcaaatagGAGAAACTCTGCAACTCCATATGAGCTGGGAGGAATACCGTGGCAGAATTGTCGATTACGGTCACATTAAGGTGTTCGCCATGGCTTCAGTGCAAGAGACTAAGCAATCGTAGAGCGCAGAAGACGACTTCCAGCTGGATAAACCAAAGTTGGATATTCAGGTAACTGCATAAGCCCAAACAATTATTTGTTTCAGGAAGAAAATAATTTCAATGCTAAAAATAACCTCCGTTTACCAGGTGCGAGGAAATCCCCAGATAGGCCAGGAATGCTTCGCTACTTTCTCGTTCATGAATCCAGTGCCAGTTACCCTGACGGAGTGTGAATTCACATTTGAAGGATCGGGTCTGGTTCGTGCCCAAACAGTCAAATACCAGTGAGTGATCATAACTAACGACATGCATCATAATGGAAACATTTTACTGATATTcgaacttttaaaaaattcgttaGTGACGTTAAACCGGGAGAGATGATCAGCTTCTTTGAAAAGTTCCTTCCCCGGTTTAGTGATGAGCGTAAACGGGTTGCAACTTTCAACTCTCGAGAACTGGGTGATATTGTCGGTTCTCGTCCAATTCATGTCCGTGAGGAGCCGACGTTTCCTACAATTGAATTACGAAATCCCTACGACATAACATTTTGCGCCTCAAACTTGCACTGCCCGTAAAACATCTTATCAAATTAGTAAAATTGACTTAAGTAATATTTCACGATATGCAAACTGATATAGCATTAAAATGTCTGTCATTATCTTAAATGCCATTTAAGCCCTCTATATTCCTCCTTTTTCTCCACTGTATGGTTCAGgtttttgaaattgttgttaTTCTTACTTTTCGGTAACGGAATATTCAGCAGGAATAAATTTCACCAATCAGATTTGCCACGTTTCACTtgaatttagaattttttatttagcaGTTAAACCTGTTCTGTAGTAATGAGATAACAAATATAATAGCTGCTTGTGCATACCCATGAAAAAAGGACTTGGTGACAGAGACCATTTGGACATAGAAGGCCTGACAACGAAGCGAACCAGTGGGTTACATGAGCGCCTATACAattatagattttaaaaagacATTTCATGTCCTATTGGTGAAATACTGAAACTGAAAATTTATCCCAATGGCTAAGCCTTTTTGCAGTTAGTGGTATGATAGTATCGGCTAGTACCGTGTTCGACGTGGGATAGCCAGAACACgcctaaataattttttatgttttttccACATTACTACacagttatttttttttacagacaGAATCGATCGTACGCGTTATTGAATATTCCGTAATGTTCATTTATGACATTGggtaaatgaaatcaattaaaattaaatgggAAACTGCATCGAGGCTTTGTGAACGATGTTTCGACACTAGATTCAAGGTATATAAAGGTTCTGTTTACTCTCATATTGAGGTGGATACGTACGGGATATGTGTTATAGTATAGCAATGTATCGTCGGGCATAGTATAACCAAATTGATACATAGCCGGAAACGTATCTGCCCCATACAGTCAACACTGTagttgacattttaaaaagatattattacaatttattttgtcttAAATAGATTAATACTAATGGGAATGTGTAGAATAGCCATCACAAGTTAAACCGCGGATATATTTATTTCTGTTACTCAACAAAGCTTAACCCTCGAAACTCACATGAAACAATGATCTGGAGACCGTGGCGATATCAGATTTGCTGATAGCTTTAAGGTTCCATTCATTGAGCTATTTTATTCCTATTTTCTCACGTTTCAATTTTCACCAAATGTTACTGGATATATTTATAGCTCATTACAGTCTGCAGCAAGCgtctcaatttttatttaaaaattcgtACACCCAAATGACGAGTTGACAACCCCCCGGTATACTCTTCTCTTTTTGTGAAGAAACAAATTAGCCTAGTTCAAAGGAACGATACGAGATGCATTCCAGAAGAGTCgtcattatttgtttttatatgCCTCAGAAAACTAGTATAGTGGCTCGTATTTGGAAATGATGTGAACGTGTTATTGTCTTAATTCGTCCTGTAACAGTTTCAGGCACTACGTGATGCCTTTCTACAGCAGCATATGCTAGCATATGCTGACGTTGGAGAAGGTAAGATCATATATTCATCCATTAAGTTTCATGTGCACGACCAAACTGAAGTATCTCCTAAAAATTTCGATTCAACGCTTTCCAACATGCAGGGTACAGGAAAAGCACGGGAAAACAGAAATATATAATTTTGCAAAACCATTCACGCCTCTGAAGGCACTTGGTTGCACTTCCATCAGATCATTTTAAATCTTTATTTGAAgaacttttttgaaaatcaattGAAGAACTGTCACTAGAGACACGCTAGGTTTATTCagatatgaaaaaaaaaaagctttgatCGAAAACTTAAGTCCTAACAGTCGGGAGTAAAGTAGACTCTAGCGGAAACAAAACCATGTAATAATGGTAAGTTTCAACTGTTGTGCCAGATAGCGCGCTGGCCTCGGCAATACCGCTCGGTCTCCGTTGTCATAGTGAAATTCAACAATCAATTGATAACATTTTTGTGCTTCGGCTTGCTTTTGGTCGCCAGACATTTACAATGGAACTTCAAAGTGAACTAATGTAAGCAGTATGTAAACataagtatttttaaaatattttatatttgaaaaaattacaaattttaaaaaatgctttttCTGTTTGGACCTAAGCCGACCTTCTCGGAATAAACACCGTTCGAATGCCGTCACTGCTATGCGCGTAATTGTAAgtgatggattttttttttttacttaaaaaactGACTGCACGCAGAATATTGATAGGATCGACGAGAAGCGGTGACAGAGCTGGAgcaaaaattggcaaaaagtAAGAAACAGCTATTACGAGAAGAAGTGACCTCATTTGAAAAACGAACAGCAATAGCAGAAAAGAGAGAACAACTTGAGTACGAAGAGCTACAAAGCTTGCAGCTTTTTCAGGTTGAGTCGAAGGAGTCGTATCAATTATGCTTTCATTTATATAGAAGTTTAACTTTCGAAATTCCGTTAGACAAACTTGAAAATTCGTGAATCTGTTTTATCGGCTCTGGAAAATGACGAAGAAGAATGTCGAAAACTGAGCGAGGAGCAACACCTTCACCTACTCCAGGTACATaacacaatttaaaaaaacagctTCTGCAGATTATAGTTTTATTAAGCCATGTTTTTTCAGATGCAGCAGCTTGAAGGCGATCTAACCCAGTTAATGACCAAGCTGGAGTTCTTGCAAAACTACCAGGTCAGAAAGGAGTTCTTACGCACATGGGGAAGTATATTACCCTAGACATCAActagttttcttgtttattcCTTCCTGAATGAAACTGTATCTTCGTAGAACACTATATCGGACGTGGAAGGCTTTGACAGAGTGGTCAGTAAATTTCAAGAGTTAAACCAAACATGGCAAAACACGGTTACTGACTACCATGAAATATTAACCAGCGCAACCAAATCAACGTTTAGAAAGGGACATCCAATggtaacattttattttcaccACACGATAATTGTACTCCGTATGAATCACTTACAATTTAAATCAAGCCTAAagccttttgaaaaaaaaatatacaggAGGCTGTGATGCGGACCCTAGTTGAAACGAATGCTGCCGACGGTCAACGAGTTTCGCATTCACGCGAATCAACGGATCACAACAAGACGGCACGCAATGCACAGTGGCAGACTTGTACGATGGTAGAATCGTTCAAACAACACGGCCATACTTACTTGGCAATTGTAAACTTAGCAGCGCACTTGTCGTTTCACCCAATAGCGAGAACTCTTACGAACGTAGGTGGTTCTAATCTACGGGCTGTTAAACCTACCAAAACTCTTTTCGGAAAAAAAGACGAGTTGGAGCGAGTTCCTAGCATCGAACAGATCAATCTACCAGTACAGAGCAACAAAGAAAGATGGAGAGCATTGGCTGCGGCAGCCATGGGCGATGGTAGAGGGCAAACTCGGGGTGAAACGGATGCTTCTGTTTCATCCGACATAGGTCGAGCTACTGACTCGATGAGCATTGAAATAGAGAACAAACTACTGGCAAGTGCTGACGTTTGCAGCGTTTCGCCCATTTGCCCGAAACAATCCATCATCAATCAAATTGCTGTTAGCAAACTCAATTTCATAGAACAAATTTTATACGACTTGACATTGATCAAAGACGAGATCGAATTTCACACTGATCCCTTATTTTACAATGAACCCGGGCATTCGTTTGCCTAAGCAGGAAAAAGGTCTTCCACGTTTTCCTCCAAAATTAAGTAGGCTAGGACAATTCGTCAAAATCCTATCCAACCGCACATGGAAAAAAGGATTTTACATCAATTTGTCAGTAGAATTTATGCGCTCACcttatttaattcttttttaaatgacgTGTGTCTGAAATAACTAATACGCAGAATATAATGCTGTGAATCATGACATGCGTAAGTTTTCGTTAATGTGGCTGATAGGGAGACGACGAAAGCCCAGGTATTTCATTACAAATTAATGGTTCGTAATGTTTGGTAGCTGTAGGCCTACTCAGTAGATTCTACTCTCTATTGTTAGCCACACAATACATTTTGGTTAAATGTACATTATGGATTGCATGATGTTGACCGTATGCATCCCTTGTTCGTCTCTTTTCCCACTCCGCACGTTTTACTGAGATAAGTATTACATTAGCGAAGAATGTTTGGTTAAGCAAAAAATCACAATAGATCTGTACGATCCTCAGCTATTTGGACAGTCATACCATTGTCGTTCATACCATGTGTCTGTTACCAAAATTACAGTTTGTAACATTTGTTGGGACAGTTTTGCCATTGATTCTGAGGtcataaaaatatgaaaaaatctaaaaa
This genomic window contains:
- the LOC123466240 gene encoding uncharacterized protein LOC123466240, giving the protein MELQSELIRPSRNKHRSNAVTAMRVIDRREAVTELEQKLAKSKKQLLREEVTSFEKRTAIAEKREQLEYEELQSLQLFQTNLKIRESVLSALENDEEECRKLSEEQHLHLLQMQQLEGDLTQLMTKLEFLQNYQNTISDVEGFDRVVSKFQELNQTWQNTVTDYHEILTSATKSTFRKGHPMEAVMRTLVETNAADGQRVSHSRESTDHNKTARNAQWQTCTMVESFKQHGHTYLAIVNLAAHLSFHPIARTLTNVGGSNLRAVKPTKTLFGKKDELERVPSIEQINLPVQSNKERWRALAAAAMGDGRGQTRGETDASVSSDIGRATDSMSIEIENKLLASADVCSVSPICPKQSIINQIAVSKLNFIEQILYDLTLIKDEIEFHTDPLFYNEPGHSFA
- the LOC123469751 gene encoding uncharacterized protein LOC123469751, with product MFADDIESHVHSSDGQEAEELLTPHLDAVSKWSKKWRIKFSPEKSILVNFSRQRRTQIEPLLFLNGKRIPQANGVKHLGIHFDKSLRWIKQTEVAISKAIKIQNLFKVLSRSNHGPSIDSLCILYKALIRSRLEYGLTVYGSSSKGRKEKLESVQNNILRIILGAPKSTPIKEMQCELDIPPLDTRRTWLAARYIFRIEKLQDHPLHKRCWEMRRTPKSWKDLNVPSLKIAMGSTILADIDLFQAEPEQHPHLQERPPWKEPPIAIRYFPLSKQMSMNNPSEARALFNKIKHNHFNASTIAYTDGSLNKSTGKTTSAVIIPSLNIEEATTLSRNSSVFTAEAEAINRTLELVHHLDDEVAELTIFSDSRSVVQSIESSKKEKHPIINAILTTADNLKSAGTKINLYWIPSHVGIPGNEAADRLASEESNQLLPSRCLKNFLSSAEQAAVFKEYLRKININELHKGRYKDNTHTRTKTGALNWHSHKSRNITRVLFKLRTGHHRLKANLARFNNQLDPTCQFCEDEDESTKHVLLECPALELERQEINSYFTTHNMEHNLCNLLGLNPRNNCNTQHEVQRLLVQFLKATRLINTI